From one Caldichromatium japonicum genomic stretch:
- a CDS encoding IS5 family transposase — protein MRGNPNFQGAMFSYISLEERVPQAHPLRKLRAVVDALLATMNREFEAVYARRGRPSVPPQMLLKALLLQILFSIRSERQLVEAIDYNLLYRWFVGLNIEDKVWDHSTFSANRERLFNEDLARAFFERVKRSAQWAKLASDEHFSVDGTLIEAWVSHKSFKRKDDDSGTTPGRNPEVDFKGQARCNDTHESTTDADARLYKKAPGDKSRLCHILMENRNGLIVDVEITHASGTAEREAALAMLKRRGNTNKRVTVAADKGYDTKDFIGGCRQLKVTPHVATKDKHSAVDGRTKRHEGYKTSLKVRKRIEEAFGWIKTVGGLAKTKLIGQAKLTGQALLCFATYNLVRLGAIGGWWDAHHA, from the coding sequence ATGAGAGGCAATCCAAACTTCCAGGGGGCGATGTTCAGCTACATCAGCCTTGAAGAGCGCGTGCCGCAGGCCCACCCACTGCGCAAGCTGCGCGCCGTGGTCGATGCGTTGCTGGCAACCATGAACCGCGAGTTCGAAGCGGTCTACGCCCGCCGCGGCCGCCCCTCGGTGCCGCCGCAGATGCTGCTCAAGGCCTTGCTGCTGCAAATCCTGTTCTCCATCCGCAGCGAACGCCAGCTGGTCGAAGCCATCGACTACAACCTGCTCTATCGCTGGTTCGTGGGTCTGAACATCGAAGACAAGGTCTGGGACCACTCGACCTTCAGCGCCAACCGCGAACGCCTGTTCAATGAAGACCTTGCGCGCGCCTTCTTCGAGCGCGTCAAGCGCAGCGCGCAGTGGGCCAAGCTCGCCAGCGACGAACACTTCAGCGTCGACGGCACGCTCATTGAGGCCTGGGTCTCGCACAAGAGCTTCAAGCGCAAAGACGACGACAGCGGCACGACGCCTGGGCGCAACCCCGAGGTGGACTTCAAAGGGCAGGCGCGCTGCAACGACACCCACGAGAGCACCACTGACGCCGATGCCCGGCTTTACAAGAAAGCCCCAGGGGACAAGTCCCGTCTGTGCCACATCCTCATGGAGAACCGCAACGGCCTGATCGTGGATGTCGAGATCACCCACGCCAGCGGCACCGCCGAGCGCGAGGCGGCGCTGGCGATGCTCAAACGGCGGGGCAACACAAACAAGCGGGTCACAGTCGCAGCCGACAAGGGCTACGACACCAAGGACTTCATCGGGGGTTGCCGCCAACTCAAGGTCACGCCGCACGTGGCGACCAAGGACAAGCACTCGGCGGTCGATGGCCGCACCAAACGGCACGAGGGCTACAAGACCAGCCTCAAAGTGCGCAAGCGTATCGAAGAGGCCTTTGGCTGGATCAAGACGGTGGGCGGTCTGGCCAAGACCAAGCTGATCGGCCAGGCCAAGCTCACGGGCCAGGCGCTGCTGTGCTTTGCCACCTACAACCTGGTGCGCCTTGGGGCAATCGGCGGCTGGTGGGACGCGCATCATGCGTGA
- the dnaE gene encoding DNA polymerase III subunit alpha, whose protein sequence is MDSRFIHLHLHSEYSLVDGLIQLKPLVNAVAKAGMPAVALTDQGNLFGLVRFYKAAVTAGIKPIAGADLWIRHPEDPTKPHRLVLLIQDQRGYRNLIELVSRSFLKGQEAGFPQVDPAWIKGHHQGLIALAGPGSDLAEALVKGRTKEAERVLDRWLKVFGDRYYLELVRTGRGREGHWIEACVDLALRRGVPVVATNDVRFLSPDDFEAHEVRVCIHQGRMLDDPDRPRLYSEEQYLRTPAEMSELFADLPEALVNAVEIAKRCNLELKLGKPHLPIFPVPAGMTTESFFAEECRRGLNERLSHILDPADPDSAERRRLYEERLESELAVITQMGFAGYFLIVADFIRWAKENGIPVGPGRGSGAGSLAAYAIRITDLDPIAHNLLFERFLNPERVSMPDFDIDFCMEGRDRVIEYVAQKYGREAVSQIITFGTMAAKAVVRDVGRVMGYPYGFVDKIAKMVPFEPGMTLDKALAESEDLRRVYQDDEEVRALIDMARKLEGLTRNAGKHAGGVVIAPGKLTDFTPLYCEPGGEDPVTQYDKDDVEQVGLVKFDFLGLRTLTIIDWALKTINAQRAARGESLIDLERIDPHDPDAFAMLKRCETTAVFQLESRGMRELIKKLQPDCFDDITALVALFRPGPLQSGMVDDFIERKHGRAPILYLHPHLEPILKPTYGIILYQEQVMQIAQVLAGYSLGGADLLRRAMGKKKPEEMAKQRATFESGAEARGVDRQLAAQIFDLMEYFSGYGFNKSHSAAYALVSYQTLWLKAHYPAAFMSAVLSADMDNTDKVVTLIDECRSLGLRIEPPAINHSDYRFSIAREKAILYGLGAIKGVGASAIEAILQARAQGPFRDLWDLCMRVDLQRVNRRVLESLIRAGALDALGPNRATLMGHLPLALRAAEQYRERRAAGQVDLFGASGSSDPPRPDPQTAGESLPDWEDEERLRGEKETLGLYLTGHPLARYEDELRSMGCIRIARLLETDRELGRRERELYHLVGLVVNVRHSKGSRGRLGSMVLDDRTGRIEVTVFSELYEQVRPLLAIDQILSVRGTLSFDDFRDTWSLRADSVRLFEEARAASAHHLFLLLDLSDPAAHAQGLERVRALRELLADYRETDPQRSLPIRLLYRCPGAQGELMLGRAWRVRPADALLKELRQLLGPTGVSVSYERLPQSLPGPEALPRLSAVS, encoded by the coding sequence GTGGACAGCCGTTTTATCCATTTGCATCTACATTCCGAATACTCCCTGGTCGATGGTCTGATCCAGCTCAAACCCCTGGTCAATGCAGTCGCCAAGGCTGGAATGCCTGCCGTTGCCCTTACCGATCAAGGCAATCTCTTTGGCCTGGTGCGTTTTTACAAGGCGGCGGTTACCGCCGGTATCAAACCGATCGCCGGTGCCGATCTGTGGATACGCCATCCCGAGGACCCTACCAAACCGCATCGCCTGGTCCTGTTGATCCAAGACCAGCGGGGTTATCGCAATCTGATCGAGCTCGTCTCGCGCAGCTTTCTCAAGGGTCAAGAGGCCGGTTTCCCCCAGGTCGATCCGGCATGGATCAAGGGACATCACCAGGGCCTGATCGCGCTCGCAGGCCCAGGCAGCGACCTGGCCGAGGCGCTGGTGAAGGGTCGCACCAAAGAGGCCGAGCGGGTCCTCGACCGTTGGCTCAAGGTTTTTGGCGATCGCTATTACCTGGAGCTGGTACGCACTGGGCGAGGCCGGGAAGGCCACTGGATCGAGGCGTGCGTTGACCTCGCCCTCCGCCGCGGGGTGCCGGTAGTTGCGACCAACGATGTGCGTTTCTTGAGCCCGGACGACTTCGAGGCCCATGAGGTGCGGGTCTGTATCCATCAGGGGCGCATGCTGGATGACCCCGACCGCCCGCGGCTCTATAGCGAGGAACAATATCTGCGCACCCCCGCCGAGATGTCTGAGCTCTTTGCCGATCTCCCCGAGGCCCTGGTCAATGCGGTCGAGATCGCCAAGCGCTGTAACCTGGAGCTTAAGCTCGGCAAGCCGCATTTGCCCATCTTTCCCGTGCCTGCCGGCATGACCACTGAGTCGTTCTTTGCCGAGGAGTGCCGCCGCGGTCTGAACGAACGACTCAGCCACATCCTGGACCCCGCCGACCCTGACTCTGCCGAGCGGCGCCGGCTCTATGAGGAGCGGCTGGAGAGCGAGCTTGCCGTCATCACCCAGATGGGCTTTGCCGGTTATTTCCTGATCGTCGCCGACTTCATCCGCTGGGCCAAGGAAAACGGCATCCCCGTAGGCCCCGGGCGCGGTTCGGGGGCAGGTTCATTGGCGGCCTATGCCATCCGGATCACCGATCTTGACCCGATCGCCCACAACCTCCTGTTTGAACGCTTTTTGAACCCAGAGCGGGTGTCGATGCCAGACTTCGACATCGACTTCTGCATGGAGGGACGCGACCGCGTCATCGAATATGTCGCCCAAAAATACGGGCGCGAGGCGGTCTCCCAGATCATCACCTTCGGCACCATGGCCGCCAAGGCGGTGGTGCGCGATGTCGGGCGGGTGATGGGCTATCCGTATGGATTCGTCGATAAGATCGCCAAGATGGTCCCCTTCGAGCCAGGGATGACGCTGGATAAGGCGCTCGCCGAGAGTGAGGACCTCAGGCGCGTCTATCAGGACGACGAGGAGGTGCGAGCGCTGATCGACATGGCGCGCAAGCTCGAGGGTCTGACCCGTAACGCCGGCAAGCACGCCGGCGGGGTGGTGATCGCCCCTGGCAAGCTCACCGACTTCACGCCCCTCTATTGCGAACCGGGTGGCGAGGACCCGGTCACTCAATACGACAAAGATGACGTCGAACAGGTCGGGCTCGTTAAGTTCGATTTTTTGGGACTGCGCACGCTCACCATCATCGATTGGGCGCTCAAGACCATCAATGCCCAACGCGCGGCGCGCGGCGAGTCACTCATCGATCTCGAGCGCATCGACCCCCATGACCCTGACGCCTTCGCCATGCTCAAACGCTGCGAGACCACAGCGGTCTTTCAGCTTGAATCGCGCGGGATGCGCGAGCTGATCAAAAAGCTCCAGCCCGATTGCTTCGACGACATCACCGCGCTGGTGGCCCTCTTTCGCCCTGGACCTTTGCAGTCGGGGATGGTCGATGACTTTATCGAGCGCAAGCACGGGCGTGCCCCAATCCTTTACCTCCATCCCCATCTTGAGCCGATCCTCAAGCCCACCTACGGCATCATCCTCTACCAAGAACAGGTGATGCAGATCGCCCAGGTCCTCGCCGGTTATTCGCTCGGTGGCGCCGACCTCCTGCGCAGGGCGATGGGCAAGAAGAAGCCAGAGGAGATGGCCAAGCAGCGGGCAACCTTTGAGTCAGGTGCCGAGGCGCGCGGGGTCGATCGCCAGCTCGCCGCCCAGATCTTTGATCTCATGGAGTATTTTTCTGGATATGGATTTAATAAGTCACACTCGGCGGCTTATGCACTTGTCAGCTATCAGACCCTATGGCTGAAAGCGCATTATCCGGCGGCGTTCATGTCGGCGGTCCTCTCGGCGGACATGGACAATACCGACAAGGTGGTCACCTTGATCGACGAGTGTCGCTCACTCGGTCTGCGCATCGAGCCGCCGGCGATCAACCACTCGGACTATCGCTTCAGCATCGCCAGGGAGAAGGCGATCCTCTATGGTCTGGGAGCCATCAAGGGGGTCGGGGCGTCGGCGATCGAGGCCATCCTCCAGGCGCGCGCCCAAGGCCCCTTCCGCGACCTCTGGGATCTGTGCATGCGGGTGGATCTACAGCGGGTCAACCGGCGGGTCCTTGAGTCCCTGATCCGTGCGGGGGCGCTCGATGCCCTGGGCCCCAATCGCGCCACCCTGATGGGGCATCTACCCCTGGCGCTTCGGGCCGCTGAGCAATATCGCGAGCGCCGCGCCGCCGGTCAGGTAGATCTCTTTGGCGCCTCAGGATCGAGCGATCCACCGCGCCCTGATCCCCAGACCGCCGGTGAGTCGCTTCCCGATTGGGAGGACGAGGAACGGCTGCGCGGCGAAAAGGAGACCCTCGGGCTTTATCTCACCGGCCACCCGCTGGCGCGCTATGAAGATGAACTTCGCTCCATGGGCTGCATCCGCATCGCACGTCTGCTCGAGACCGACCGCGAGCTTGGGCGGCGTGAACGCGAGCTCTACCATCTGGTGGGCCTGGTCGTCAATGTCCGCCATAGCAAGGGCAGCCGCGGACGGCTGGGGTCGATGGTGCTCGATGACCGCACGGGGCGCATCGAGGTCACAGTCTTTTCCGAACTCTATGAGCAGGTGCGCCCTTTGCTTGCAATCGATCAGATCCTCAGCGTCAGGGGGACCTTGAGTTTCGATGATTTTCGCGACACCTGGTCGCTACGCGCCGACTCGGTACGCCTCTTTGAGGAGGCGCGCGCGGCGAGCGCCCATCATCTGTTCCTCCTACTCGATCTGTCCGACCCTGCCGCTCATGCCCAAGGACTGGAGCGGGTGCGGGCACTCCGCGAGCTCTTGGCCGATTATCGCGAGACCGACCCCCAGCGCAGCCTGCCGATCCGTCTGCTCTATCGCTGCCCAGGGGCCCAGGGCGAACTGATGCTTGGACGCGCTTGGCGGGTGAGGCCCGCGGACGCCCTGCTCAAGGAGTTGCGCCAATTGCTGGGTCCAACGGGGGTCAGCGTTTCCTATGAGCGCCTACCCCAATCGCTCCCTGGCCCAGAAGCACTGCCACGGCTATCGGCAGTGTCTTGA